In Macadamia integrifolia cultivar HAES 741 unplaced genomic scaffold, SCU_Mint_v3 scaffold2048, whole genome shotgun sequence, the following are encoded in one genomic region:
- the LOC122065523 gene encoding UPF0481 protein At3g47200-like, translating to MGKKLGELNSEDKQGKPNHVIRISDCDINQERLACMKRRTLESPRLLNNSSGRSSCSIFRVPQRFIETNGRIYEPNVVSIGPYHRGKPQLQMIEEHKWRFLGSLLSRTESKGLTLEDYVRDAKRLEQKARECYSETISLNSDEFAEMMVLDGCFIIEVFRIVGKLVTPDPDDPILSTFWLFTFLLRDFLRLENQLPFFVLQSLFDLSKMPEEEKYQTGGGHSPSLAMLALGFFNHSTLDRPHEVIERFRNYQPKHLLDLLRSTYTELTQEERKGKPVTHLIEPVTKLRRSGIKLKQRISSDNFLDVSFRSGVLEMPAITIDDFTSSFFANCVAFEQCHRHCSNHITSYATLLDCLINTYKDVEFLCDAKIVENYFGTEGEVARLWNNLGKDTAFDVERSYLSSLFGEVNDYYCSGWHVQWAIFKHTYFSSPWSFLSAVSAVILLVLTMIQTFYSAYQYIFPSKNKGN from the coding sequence ATGGGGAAAAAATTGGGGGAGCTGAACTCAGAAGACAAACAGGGCAAACCCAATCATGTCATCAGGATCAGTGACTGTGATATAAACCAGGAACGATTAGCTTGTATGAAGCGACGAACCTTAGAATCACCGCGATTATTGAACAATTCCTCCGGCCGAAGCTCCTGCTCCATCTTCAGAGTTCCTCAGAGGTTCATCGAGACGAATGGACGAATCTACGAACCCAACGTCGTCTCCATCGGCCCTTACCACCGCGGGAAGCCTCAGCTGCAGATGATCGAAGAGCACAAGTGGCGGTTTCTTGGTTCCCTCCTCTCTCGTACCGAATCCAAAGGTCTCACCTTGGAAGACTATGTGAGAGACGCAAAGCGGTTAGAACAAAAGGCGCGAGAGTGTTACTCAGAGACCATTTCCCTGAACTCTGATGAATTCGCAGAGATGATGGTGCTTGACGGCTGCTTCATCATCGAGGTCTTTCGCATCGTTGGGAAATTGGTAACTCCCGACCCAGATGATCCAATCTTGTCTACTTTTTGGCTCTTCACTTTTCTCCTCAGGGACTTCCTCAGGCTTGAGAATCAACTCCCCTTCTTCGTCCTCCAATCCTTATTCGATCTATCCAAAATGCccgaagaagaaaaataccaaaCAGGTGGTGGGCACTCTCCTTCCCTGGCCATGCTGGCTTTGGGATTCTTCAATCATTCTACTCTAGACAGACCCCATGAAGTGATCGAGAGATTCCGAAACTACCAGCCAAAGCATCTACTGGACTTGCTCCGATCAACCTACACAGAGTTGACTCAAGAAGAACGAAAGGGCAAACCCGTAACTCATCTCATCGAACCTGTGACCAAGCTCCGCCGCTCAGGGATCAAACTGAAGCAGAGGATATCCTCCGACAATTTCCTGGACGTGAGCTTCAGAAGTGGAGTACTTGAAATGCCAGCCATTACCATCGATGACTTCACGAGCTCCTTCTTCGCCAATTGTGTAGCTTTCGAGCAATGCCACAGACACTGTTCCAATCACATCACCTCTTACGCAACTCTACTGGATTGCCTCATCAACACCTACAAGGATGTCGAGTTTCTCTGCGATGCCAAGATCGTAGAGAATTACTTTGGGACGGAAGGAGAAGTGGCTAGGCTCTGGAATAATTTGGGAAAAGATACAGCCTTTGACGTCGAGAGATCTTATCTTTCCAGTTTGTTTGGTGAGGTGAACGATTATTACTGTAGTGGGTGGCATGTACAGTGGGCGATCTTCAAGCATACTTACTTTAGCTCACCATGGTCATTCCTTTCAGCTGTGAGTGCAGTGATCCTCCTCGTCCTCACCATGATCCAGACCTTTTATTCTGCTTATCAATACATCTTCCCATCCAAGAATAAAGGCAATTGA